A region of the Apium graveolens cultivar Ventura chromosome 6, ASM990537v1, whole genome shotgun sequence genome:
tcaattgtctcagtagatgttaataatgattatacatgtacataaatcagatatttagtatataaataattgaaacatcataatttactaagagataTAACATACAATAACTTAAATGCtaacacacatatacatataacttaatcttactttcttaacagcagtgtaaataaaaaactaacattttcccatacatacgttgaatttcaaaaactaatatttttcattaaaatcaactttaatattaacaataatgtagATTTTACATTATgttatattatgattgcaagtcattctgacttcagttatgcattttttatctttttaaattgagtaagttaattatAAGTTAGTAGTAAACTCAGTAATAATAAGAGcaatacatatagtttatttaaataaaattcaagattttggtcaactcTATATTCAACATGTATGTTAATTTTtagctttttatttgtaaacatactaacgacattctacagattaagtttaatcatttcattttaaacgtacacttactaccctcttttcattcattaaatataaaataaccattcattaaatataaaataacgggtacgaataatataatataataatagttgaggggatattcactcctaaaagtAAGGAAACATTCGAAACTCCTCATGTTATAGAGGGGGATATGAagcttgttggagagaaattttatctccatttcttcaaaatttgaatCAAGAGCCTATATATGGATATTGTTGGAATTGctctaaaaatattataattgcatgattcataaaaaaaaactctagaaaatgacccgtgtctcgcacgggttattatgctagtttgaTTATATATGTGAGCTGCAAAATGCACTTTCAGCGGTATTACAAAACTACACCATCGAGCCAACAAGAATAATATGATTTGATCAGCAGTGAGATCCCATCCAGTATTAATAGGAATCAGTAATCAACCTCTAACTAAATAGCAAGTTGAATACTTTATCAGATCCTAGAAACTACGATCTATCACAATTTTTTATATTGGAGCATCATTGTTCAAGAAGTATCGCGTATCCCAATCAGGTGACAACTATACATGTATAAGTATTAATATGTACTCTGAACCTGTAATAAAGATTAATCACCAAGGCAAAAGGCATAGGGAACTATAAATTTTCTTACTGTCATATCTTAATCGAAAAGAAATAAGGAGTATATTGCTCTATCCACCCCGATTTTTAAGATCACTTAGCGAtgtcttttaaaaaaaataagtaattaaatattTTTGGAAAGAAGACAACTTACAGCTGCAAATCATATTAAACTGTACTTATGAAAGAAGAATACCAACGGCTTTGCACGTTGTTTGTTTCTATTCACTTTGACATGAGTTAGGGCATAACATTGTCAGCTTCTAGGAATAAACTACATACCTGGTAGCAACTTCAAGGAGTTTTAGGTGACCATCATGCAAGGGATTAAATGAACCAGGTAGAATAATTCTCCTTTCTACGTTTGAAGCATCTTTCACTGCAAAATATTTCGTTCACATTGAACcgtaaataaattatatattttttaaaatatggCACCCTACATATTGCTACACCATACCACTGGAAAATGGATAAACCTTGAAGCATATTTGCCCATCTATGAGCTGTTGTAATTCTTCATCCTCTTGAAATTGCTTCTCAAATTCGTCAGGGACTTCAGTATCAGTCAAATCAGAACTAATTGGTATCGGAATTTTGCAAGCGTTTCCAATTGCCTGAGACCATAAATGCTAATTAATAGAAAATGTAACAACAGTGAAAAAATAAAGACAATTCTATTGAAGGATTTCACAATTGATAAAGACCTGGACCATGTCATTAAAGTAGACCCTTTCattagagcaagtccaatggTGGTGTTAAAGTGGATGCTATTGCTATAATATAGCACCCGAGCAAAATAACCAACTCCAATGGGATGCTATACATGGATGCAAAATAGCAAAATGCTATATTTGTGCTAAATATAAAACCAAGTACAGATGTTGCTATATTTGCCACCTAAGCATGCAAGTGgcaaaataaattaataaagtaATAGTTGCAAACATGGTTGTGTACCTTAACATTAGGTAATTGACATATAGCTTTATTGTAATGACTCAACTTGTCAACAAGTGGAGTATGTTGTACACTGGTACCACATGAAGGCTCTCACTTTAGCATGTGCATGATAATATATCTACCAAGTAATGCTTCCATTGATTTGGAGTTAAATGCATGAAGAAACGATCAAGTATGATTTTCCTTATTTGTGAATACATTTCCTAACCATTCATGTCAATTTATGGATACCATGGAAAAAGATTTCAAGCATAACTAAGAAAGCAACCAAATATGAAACTCAATCAGCTGTGGACTAAGAAAGAAACATCATGATGCAGTAGGCGACTAATGATTCAATATCGTAAAAATAAAGATAGATCTTAATTTAGTAATTAATCAACATATAAGGCATTAAAAAGGATTTCTAATTCAATGGAATAAAGCACAAGAATTCAACATCCAATTACACTCCTAAATAGTTGTACACACTAAACTTTTGCAAAGACAGAGATCAGAGTTTAACTAGTTTCGATATAATGTAGAGCATTATGACTAAGAAGGAGAAAGAAGTACAGCATTACATAATCAAATATGTCCTGATACCCAAAATAAAGGTGTACTAATCGAGTGTGGATCTCAGTTTCTACATCTACTACAGACCTGGAGTAAAACCTGGCTTGAAACTCTTTCTTCTTGTTCTCGAGTCCGCAAACCCTAAAAAACAAATAAGGGACTTTTTTTAGGTATCTGAATTACTTGAGACCGAAATTTAAGCAAGTGTTACTACTTGGGAAGAAGAAAGTTATGGGGAAATATCTGCCTTTGACAATGTAACTGAAGATGCCCAAAGCCTGCTGGCAGTCCGTGTTGACAAGTGAAACCTGTTGATGTAGTGAACAAATTACTTTTGAGAAAAATAAAAGAACCAAACTACCTTTTGTAAATACTTTCTTCAAGTCACTTTAGGTATTCATAATTTATATCTCAACATATTCTAATCCAAAAGAATTACCTCATCCTTCCATGTAAGAAATTGCTTTCGTGATGATAAAGGGGAAAAAGATAAATGAAAACCTGTGATCACCAAGCTTTGGACGTGTGCTAGCCAAGGAACCAGTAAACCCAACACCAAGAACTGGACAACCTAATCAAAAAAATGTAAGAGTAATATTAACAAGGAAACTTTTTAGAATAATCCACTTTAAACAAATGCTAATTAACAGATTACAAATCCAGGGTTTTTGTTTAGAGTTGTTGGAATTACTATTTTTGTAACTGTAACGGAGGTTCAAGTTTCGGATACGGTCACAAGTAAAACAATGAGAAAACAAAGTCTTGAGTAGGTCTAATACATACATAGAACATATTATCTCACCTCCTAGGTTACACTATAATTTAGCATAGTGCAAATTGCAATTTAACATGTCAGATTGACAATTGCCAATGAGTTGCTTAATTTATGTTGAAAGAGTTAAAAAGGAAGCAGTTGATAAAATACACACTGGCCATCAACACTTTAATACTTCAAAAGAAACAACACAAATTGCCTATGATATTAAATAACGCTGCCTTTGACTATCAGTGACTCCAATTTAGTAAGCGAACTTTATTCACGCTAATGAAAGAAAGTAATCTTGTCCAAAAAATTTGAAATCTTGTCAATGACTTGTAACACAATCAATATCACAAATTTATATAGAACAAATATAAAGACACAGACAAAAATCATTACTGAAACAGTTACATGAGTGAAAACCTGGTTTGGAGAGCTTAAGAGCGCGATTGTAAGCCAATAAAGCCATTTGCTCAGCAGTCTCCCGACTACTGAACTGTCTAGGAACCTATCGATAATACTAAGTTATTAACATCAGTACACATAAAGGAGGAGGAGAGGGGGGAAATTAACCAACCATGCCAAGCAATTGAATCATAGACATTCTGGAATAAGGAACCGTAACTTCAAGTACGGTATTCGAAGCCCCCGGAACAGACATCAACCAGCCCACCGCCTAAGCAAACATAAAATGTGTTGAACACATATTCTCTAACAGTCTCATGTATATACATATCAGTTATTGTTAAGTTTGTTAAATCAAATTTGGTCCATACTAATTCTGTTAATTAGTTAGTTGCATAACAGAAAGTTCCCGCCTGGAATCAGTTACAATTAGCGCTAATTTTAATTGTCTTAAATGTAACACGTATCCAATAATATTTAGAATTAATATTTCCAATTGTATCAAGTTTTACAAAACACATGATATAAAAAGGAGGGGTTGAATATATGTACCTGAGAAGCACCGCCGGAGAAGTAAAGAACGGCCTGAGTAGGAGAGGCGTGAATAGCTTCCACTACTGATTTAATTCCCACGTCCATCATTCTATCTCTATTTTAATTTAATCCACCAGAATTAATCAGTTACGAACTCCCCGTAGATAGATGAGTTAAATGTCTAAAACAACCGGATTATAAATCGTTACGCCGGCCTTCCTACGCTACCTAAATCGTTAATCTAAAAATAGATTAACTTATAGTTATAGTAATTTCAATGTTTAATATTATTGATTTACTATTAACTCTTTCATCCCCTGCGATACCCTGTTCCtgataatatttttatatttatatttatacaatatataattttaatGGAAATTTAATGTGAAAAACTATTGActttatttgtaattttattataattatataaatgtTTGTTGATGTTAGTTGTTCGAGCTtgtaaaaattatttatatttttaaaaataataaaataaatgttttcgGACACGATAATCTAGGTAGTTTACTATTTTAATATTTAGATCATGCTTGTTATTAGTAGAATTTGAACATGCAtacttatttatatatttataaataatgtGGATGTTTGTTATTCGAGAGATTGAAATACGAGAGTTTGAACAAATATGAGAGTTTGAACAGTGCGTTACGGTTCTCATTATTTGATTAAGATAATTTGACGGTATTGAGACGGGATAATAAAAAATAAGATTGAATTAAATTATAACTCATTTCAGTTATTATAGTTAAACTAACGTTTTACCGGTGCTACGCACCGAATCACTAACCCGTAATAATTAAAAGTCTTCACAATAAagtaatattaaaatataaaacataaatttACCCCTTTCTACTCTACATAAATTGCATAACTTTATTAATAACACTCACATAGTTATGTTAATTAATAAATATGTTATTATATCATAAAACTGTATAAATTTATATTCATAAGATAATTTAGTCAATATTATTATTTCTTACATTGATAGTGCAATAGTGGCCTATTAATAATATAGATAATACtgtaaatattattatttcttATATAGATAGTGCAATATTGGCCTATTATAGATAACATGCACAGTTTACagaacttgcactaaaatagactagCACATTTTCTAAAGTTCATTTGTCTATTTCTATTTCGAGTGCAGCATATCTGTGTAGAATCTACTAGTTCTGTAACCCTCATTTGTTCAGTTCACCTTGATCCTTGATCTTACACTCTTCAAATCAATGATAAAAGATTTGTTGAttaataatcttgaatcttcaagttgGTCGTATTtccactacgccataagtgggctattgtaatgcctaaatggtAATATAATAGACCCCAAAAGCGTTACAATAGGTCTATTGTAACATCATGGGGCGTTACGTATATgagcattacaatagacaccctaatgtaacacttcactgatctattgtaacagagaGGAAAACGTTACAATAAACAACTAATGTAACACTAAAATGCCCAAATGTAACGTAAAATGAGTGATACATTAGGTTGATCAAGATTACATAAGTGCATAAGTGAGATCCACTTGTGGGTCTCATATAACCCATTGTAACAGTCTGTTTTATCTATTGTATCACAAATTTTTTATACTTAAGCAACACTAGCATATGTAATGTAACACTATATATAATCATATATTACACTAGAATATGGGCATATGTAACcgttaattttaattttttggaaatatATGCTTAATTTAAAGAACAATCCCATTAGCAACAAAATATCAAAGTAGACCATACTACTAAATTACAGTGTCAACTATATACCATACTATTACTTTACATCCTAACTAGACGAACATCAACTACTTACACCCCAACACATATCACAACTACTTTTACTTCTAATAGGACTTCTGCTAGAACTACTGTTTCTACGAGTGACACGTGTAGGGCTTCCACTAAAACTTCGACTTCGGATCATGCTCCTATTAAGGGTCATACTTCTCCTAGGGCTCATGTTGGGGCTCTTTTTCATGCTTGTTTCTGAAGTGAAACTTTTTCTGCTCAATATCCTTGTAGGACTGGTGCTTTTACTCCTGCCCATTAATGTacaataaaatacaaaatttgaGAGAGAATTCAGAGCATAGAAACATTCGAACAAAGAAAAGCCAATGAAATGATTTTTGAACTCTGTCTCTGGAGCAAACTCCTTGACACGAACATACTTTAGGAGATTCTTTGTCATTACCTGTACAACAAGAAATTTGCAAGAACAAACTATCAATCCAAACCTCTCTTGCCCATTACTGAAGTTTTAGTCATGGTCAATAACAAATATACAGTACTACTTTTGAGCATTCACAATTTCTAGTTCTTAATAAAAATCAAGAGCACATTCAGTTCCAAACCAAGAGGGGAAGATTTTAAGTTATACCACACAGGTAGGTAAACGGTCTATTTGTTCCGCCAAAAGAAATTTCTGATTTATTTGCTTAATGTGTATCTTTACTTTCCTATTGTTAAAACTGTCTGCAACCTTGGAAATTTCAACTCCATCTCTAGCTATTTTATCATTTGATACGTACAGGGAATATATTTTTGATACCATTATAACTATCATATTATAGACCTGAGAAAATGGTATGAAAACTAAGTCAAGATAAAATTAATGACCAGAAAAACATTATAATATGTGAGAGTAAGATATGTGATACCTGAAGACAACGATCTGAGATGGGTTGCGAGTATTGGTTTTCTGGAATTCATTGAGCAGTTCCTTAGAAAATAACAATTGAGTCAATCATAAAGAGAACATTATTTTGATCGTATTAGTTTAATTATGTTTACCTTCTGATCAAACCGAACTGCATAAAAAATATATTCTACATTATCAAACATGACACATTTTTACTCCAAAATAAATGCAGCATGTCACTAGACTCGTTGCATTGCACCTGGTGGTTAATTACAGATTAGTTCTGTTTCCTATAAGCTGCAAGTTCGCTATAATTTCTGGCATAGTATATGAACAAGTAATGCGGTATACCAAATCACTTTATTCATTTCTCATTCTCTCTGTAAAAGACAATAAATCAATATATGCTGTTAAGATTTCTCCTCTGCAAGTGCTTTATTACTCACACTCTCTAGTCTTCCACTCACTAGCCACTACAGGTGATTGTTGACATGGCATTATTTTCTTGTTTGTTGCTGCAAACAATTTTTACCAGTTCTGCATATAACTTGgcttataaatatataaaaaagtGACATACCTGAGTACCTTGGTGATCTGCATATCCAGGAGCCTGATACTGAATATTTCAAAATAAATGTGTAAGTGAGATACTTTTCAAGAGCATatatctaaaataatattttgtttTAAAGAACTCACTGATAAAGATTGAGAGGGTTGTTAGAATTGTTGTGGGTAACGGAGCTGGGGTTGAAGTTGTGACTAGATTTGACTTTGAGGATTTGCAGGAACATGCTGCGTACAAGCCTTGGGGTTGAAACTGACTTTGAGGCTGTTGAATTGAAGATTTCTGTAGTAGTTGCGACTGTTGTTTTTCAAATAATGACAGCTCCTCTGGTTCTCCCACTGCAATGTCATGTTACAGACCATTGATGTAACTTGAATCATATACCAATTTAAATGTTAACCTTTGAATCAAATTGTGTATATCAAGTGATTCTTGGTACCAGAGTTTTGTTTGACATATGCAATCATAAAATATTTGAACCTTGGTCTTTTGCTTAACATTTGACCAACTTAGGCGTTGGTTAATATAATGGACATCTACAGGGTAAGTTCAATAATTCTGAATAACCAGGAAGCCATCATAACTTTTACAGAGCTGAAATATATGACTACTAGTAGT
Encoded here:
- the LOC141666806 gene encoding uncharacterized protein LOC141666806 isoform X1 produces the protein MMDVGIKSVVEAIHASPTQAVLYFSGGASQAVGWLMSVPGASNTVLEVTVPYSRMSMIQLLGMVPRQFSSRETAEQMALLAYNRALKLSKPGFHSCCPVLGVGFTGSLASTRPKLGDHRFHLSTRTASRLWASSVTLSKGLRTREQEERVSSQVLLQAIGNACKIPIPISSDLTDTEVPDEFEKQFQEDEELQQLIDGQICFKVYPFSSVKDASNVERRIILPGSFNPLHDGHLKLLEVATSICGDGYPCFEISAINADKPPLTVSQIKNRVEQFQKVGKTVIISTQPYFYKKAELFPGSAFVIGADTAVRLVNPKYYGGDYGKMLEILLSCKNTGSSFLVGGRNVDGAFKVLEDIDIPEELKDMFISIPAEKFRMDVSSSEIRKSRGM
- the LOC141666806 gene encoding uncharacterized protein LOC141666806 isoform X2, translated to MMDVGIKSVVEAIHASPTQAVLYFSGGASQAVGWLMSVPGASNTVLEVTVPYSRMSMIQLLGMVPRQFSSRETAEQMALLAYNRALKLSKPGCPVLGVGFTGSLASTRPKLGDHRFHLSTRTASRLWASSVTLSKGLRTREQEERVSSQVLLQAIGNACKIPIPISSDLTDTEVPDEFEKQFQEDEELQQLIDGQICFKVYPFSSVKDASNVERRIILPGSFNPLHDGHLKLLEVATSICGDGYPCFEISAINADKPPLTVSQIKNRVEQFQKVGKTVIISTQPYFYKKAELFPGSAFVIGADTAVRLVNPKYYGGDYGKMLEILLSCKNTGSSFLVGGRNVDGAFKVLEDIDIPEELKDMFISIPAEKFRMDVSSSEIRKSRGM